One window from the genome of Pungitius pungitius chromosome 14, fPunPun2.1, whole genome shotgun sequence encodes:
- the pcnx1 gene encoding pecanex-like protein 1 isoform X2: MGSQTLQILRQGVWASITGGWYYDPDQNTFVNALHLYIWLFLLCFPFTLYMALQPSMVIVGIYCGVIAAMFLLLKTVNFRLHHTLDEGEVVHRAKESQGSRGGTEGANNVGVTRRQDSNGPGDPGGGIEMSDFVRQETPPVDCSSRNSYIGLESNQQIASTHGRATVAKGDVGKTSDDISLTLVESCSHDHDLLSDTKMYCLVPNDSFASLQPSTSLCPSELSRETADLCNSAAYPFSLSHSSCDTEATTHASMQSQSYRKELRSRGLPRTSSSAGPAFPDPCLPDFALYPAPRRGALDPVCELETARPHRPGVCGRDGAERPYQQDQAVPSTSGIECYRHKESRGVARSVSREAGEGSSGLYQVEVGGSGRGSAGGGKSQGGERSADSLRSLSTRSSGSTESYCSGTDRDTNSTISSFHSEQTSSTHVESLLSLSGDERARERGDAASAPAGGRTPSLGSISSRGLSSLPSREANKNPHANELTAKQPDDAPPSAHREPTEPGRCQEEPGIRTSADGSAGAAALEPEQVTAEGQSEAATIVQRTSSLSTGRSGRRRTGKKRASSFDASRHRDYMSLRGMAKPCSAVFTGGGEEDSSDQSEFSCASSLHSAHHRSTDSSSSATSRSCHSPEGCYRALKAKHNAASSSSSAGKAAAPPVAGGRTEGKRRSSRRTPSTGSAKTHARVLSLDSGTAACLNDPSRLGAPAGPRPLTTSKSDLEAKEGEVLDAASLLGRASQLESVTRSRNSLPNQAAFAEPQDATAASLRAPGSEETVIFRRERSTFRRQAVRRRHNAGSNPTPPASLIGSPLSLQEALSQASQPSAPQVKSQPSRTPSQVTVLSASTTLLARNGSAHMEGSQDKASTVGATSLQDDLGKLSSSLYEAGGCNMSLVNFEPATRRASNNIWDTDSHLSSSTSVRFYPHDLIRLNRLLTMDSELLEQQDRDLSPELQDAPLGPNDPVAPVAAAKARQYYRLWLLPFMWVGLHFDRLTLLALFDRNREVLENVLAVLLAVLVAFLGSVLLVHGFFTDIWVFQFCLVIASCQYSLLKSVQPDSSSPRHGHNRIIAYSRPVYFCLCCSLIWLLHHGSLRTTTSGFTLYGVPLSNSLVLASARDLVIVFTLSFPIIFFVGLLPQVNTFVMYIFEQLDIHVFGGNASTSLLSALYSILRSIVTVALLYGFCYGALKETWEPHHIPVLFSVFCGLLVAVSYHLSRQSSDPSVLISLIQSKIVPNLKDKNPEDPLSEVQDPLPEKLRASVNERLQSDLIVCVVIAVLYFAIHVSTVFIALQPFLSYVLYALLATVGLLTHYLLPQLRKQLPWNCFSHPLLKTKEYYQFEVRDAAHVMWFQKLHVWLLFVEKNVLYPLFILNELSGSARDLASPKRLDTEVGALMITVAGLKLLRSSYSSPTYQYMTFLFTVLFFTFDYRHLSETLLLDLFLMSIVFSKMWELFYKLHFVYTYIAPWQITWGSAFHAFAQPFAVPHSAMLFVQAVVSAIFSTPLNPFLGSAIFITSYVRPVKFWERDYNTKRVDHSNTRLASQLDRNPGSDDNNLNSIFYEHLTRSLQHSLCGDLLLGRWGNFSTGDCFILASDYLNALVHLIEIGNGLVTFQLRGLEFRGTYCQQREVEAITEGVEEDEGCCCCEPGHLPHILSFNAAFVQRWLAWEVLVTKYVLEGYSITDNSAASMLQGFDLRRILTTYYVKGIIYYVIASTKLEEWLANETMKDGLRGCGERNYVDLDPTFNPNIDEDYDHRLAGISRESFCAIYLGWIQYCNSRRATPLDSEKDSALVLLCFGLCVLGRRALGTAAHHMSSNLESFLYGLHALFKGDFRISSVRDEWIFADMELLRKVVVPAIRMSLKLHQDHFTSPDEYEDPGVLFEAISSHQQNLVIAHEGDPAWRSAVLSNVPSLLALRHVLDEGTNEYKIIMLNRRYLSFRVIKVNKECVRGLWAGQQQELVFLRNRNPERGSIQNAKQALRNMINSSSDQPIGYPIYVSPLTTSYCNSHPQLGHILGGPISIANIRRFVASTWHRLRKGCGAGCNSGGNIEDSDAGGMSCGSGNGMGVDSQQSSVSQGGTSGPAPSHTHSLGTSQSSQSVQSGLVRHSPARASVASQSSYRYSSSRHSSLRTSTTGLEPCRRSSTSQLSLRTLPTSLQLRLGSTSDPAGPSASQSSHSIPPCKRHTLVGLLGNDGMCSTVTDPLSQYHHHHHHHHPQQHNPIISTVRRDDISYRVQVADVGQVLENINLSKRRELQWPDETMRLRAGRTCWRDWSPLEGMEGHVIHRWVPCSRDPANRSHIDKTILLVQVEDKLVPIIENGVIELGAEV, encoded by the exons atgggGTCGCAGACTCTCCAGATCCTGAGGCAGGGGGTCTGGGCTTCAATCACAGGCGGATGGTACTACGACCCCGATCAAAATACATTCGTCAATGCTTTACATCTCTACATCTGGCTGTTCCTGCTATGCTTCCCCTTCACACTTTACATG GCACTGCAACCAAGCATGGTGATAGTGGGAATCTACTGTGGTGTTATTGCCGCCATGTTCCTGCTGCTGAAGACGGTGAATTTCCGCCTGCACCACACCCTGGATGAGGGTGAGGTGGTGCACCGGGCCAAGGAGAGTCAGGGCAGCAGAGGTGGCACCGAGGGGGCAAACAACGTCGGCGTCACCCGTCGGCAGGACAGCAACGGCCCGGG ggacCCTGGTGGGGGTATTGAGATGTCTGACTTTGTCAGGCAAGAGACGCCACCAGTGGACTGCAGCTCCAGGAACTCCTATATTGGGTTGGAGTCCAACCAGCAG ATTGCATCCACACATGGAAGAGCAACAGTAGCCAAAG GAGATGTGGGAAAGACTTCGGATGACATCAGTTTGACTCTTGTCGAGAGCTGCAGCCACGATCACG ATCTGCTGTCGGACACAAAGATGTACTGCCTCGTTCCCAATGACTCCTTTGCGTCCCTGCAGCCATCAACCTCCTTGTGTCCTTCGGAGCTGTCAAGGGAGACGGCCGACCTCTGTAATTCTGCTGCTTATCCCTTCAGCCTGTCGCATTCGTCCTGTGACACCGAGGCGACCACTCATGCATCCATGCAATCCCAGAGCTACAGGAAGGAGCTCCGTTCTCGGGGCCTGCCTCGGACCTCTAGCTCGGCGGGTCCGGCTTTCCCCGACCCGTGTCTACCGGACTTCGCTCTGTACCCTGCGCCCAGGAGAGGTGCCCTTGACCCTGTGTGTGAGCTGGAGACGGCCAGACCACACAGGCCAGGGGTGTGCGGCAGAGACGGGGCGGAGCGGCCGTACCAGCAGGACCAAGCCGTGCCATCCACCTCGGGAATAGAGTGTTACAGGCACAAAGAATCACGCGGGGTAGCCCGTTCTGTCTCCAGGGAGGCAGGGGAAGGCAGTTCAGGACTCTACCAAGTGGAGGTGGGTGGTAGCGGGAGAGGTTCTGCCGGTGGAGGAAAGTCCCAGGGCGGGGAGCGCAGTGCAGACAGCCTGCGCAGTTTGAGTACTCGCAGTAGTGGCTCCACCGAGAGCTACTGCAGTGGCACGGACAGGGACACCAACAGCACTATCAGCAGTTTTCACAGTGAGCAGACCAGCTCGACACACGTGGAGAGCCTGCTCTCACTTTCAGGCGACGAGCGCGCACGGGAACGAGGGGACGCGGCGTCTGCGCCCGCGGGCGGCAGGACTCCAAGCCTCGGCAGTATTAGCTCTCGAGGTCTCAGCAGCCTTCCCTCCAGGGAGGCCAATAAAAACCCTCACGCCAACGAGCTGACGGCAAAGCAGCCCGATGACGCGCCGCCCTCCGCGCACCGAGAGCCAACGGAGCCCGGCAGGTGCCAGGAGGAGCCCGGCATCAGGACCAGCGCTGATGGCTCGGCAGGTGCAGCCGCTCTGGAGCCAGAGCAGGTGACAGCCGAAGGGCAGTCAGAGGCGGCCACCATTGTTCAGAGGACTTCCTCGCTGTCAACAGGGCGCAGTGGACGCCGGCGGACTGGCAAGAAAAGGGCGAGCAGCTTCGATGCCAGCCGCCACCGGGACTATATGTCCTTGCGCGGCATGGCCAAGCCTTGTAGTGCTGTGTTCActgggggtggggaggaggactCCAGCGACCAGAGTGAATTCAGCTGTGCCTCCAGTCTCCACTCCGCCCACCACCGCAGCACAGACAGCTCGTCGAGCGCCACTTCCCGCTCCTGCCACTCCCCCGAGGGCTGCTACAGGGCCCTGAAAGCCAAGCACAACGcagcctcctcgtcctcctccgcaGGGAAAGCCGCGGCGCCGCCTGTTGCAGGAGGGCGAACGGAAGGGAAGCGGCGCAGCTCCCGCCGCACCCCCAGCACGGGCAGTGCCAAAACGCATGCCAGAGTGTTGAGCTTGGACAGTGGAACGGCCGCCTGCCTTAATGATCCCAGCCGCCTCGGAGCTCCGGCTGGGCCCCGGCCCCTTACCACCTCCAAGTCGGACCTGGAAGCCAAAGAAGGGGAAGTCCTCGATGCGGCCTCCCTGCTGGGTCGGGCCTCCCAGCTGGAGTCAGTGACCCGCTCCAGAAACAGTCTGCCCAATCAGGCAGCTTTCGCTGAGCCTCAGGATGCCACTGCTGCTTCCCTGCGGG CGCCGGGGAGTGAGGAGACGGTCATATTCCGCCGTGAGCGTAGCACATTCCGCCGGCAGGCCGTGCGGCGGCGGCACAACGCAGGGAGTAACCCCACCCCGCCCGCCTCTCTCATTGGATCTCCTCTCAG TCTTCAGGAGGCTCTCAGCCAGGCCTCCCAGCCTTCTGCTCCCCAGGTGAAAAGTCAGCCTTCCAGAACCCCATCCCAGGTGACCGTGCTGAGCGCAAGCACCACCCTGCTGGCCAGGAATGGAAGCGCGCACATGGAGGGTTCTCAGGACAAGGCCTCAACTGTTGGCGCTACCAGCTTGCAGGACGACCTGG gaaaGCTCTCGTCCTCGTTGTATGAGGCCGGTGGGTGCAACATGTCTCTGGTCAATTTTGAACCCGCCACCAGGCGAGCCTCCAATAACATATG GGACACCGACTCCCACCTCTCCAGTTCTACCTCAGTTCGCTTCTACCCTCATGACCTG ATCCGTCTGAACCGCCTGCTGACGATGGACTCCgagctgctggagcagcaggACAGAGATCTGAGCCCGGAGCTGCAGGACGCACCGCTGGGACCCAACGACCCTGTGGCGCCAGTGGCCGCCGCCAAAGCCAGGCAGTACTACCGCTTATGGCTTCTGCCGTTCATGTGGGTCGGCCTGCACTTTGACCGGCTCACCCTGCTGGCACTATTTGACAG GAACCGAGAGGTTTTAGAGAACGTGCTGGCCGTGCTGCTGGCTGTCCTAGTTGCCTTCCTGGGTTCAGTGCTGCTGGTCCACGGCTTCTTCACTGACATCTGGGTCTTTCAGTTCTGCCTCGTCATTGCGAGTTGCCAGTATTCCTTACTGAAG AGTGTTCAACCAGACTCCTCTTCCCCTCGTCAT GGCCATAATCGTATCATAGCATACAGCCGGCCTGTCTACTTCTGCCTGTGCTGCAGCCTCATTTGGTTGCTCCACCATGGCAGCCTGAGGACCACTACGTCAGGCTTCACCCTGTACGGGGTCCCACTCAGCAACTCCCTGGTCCTCGCGTCTGCCAGGGACCTTGTCATTG tCTTCACTCTGAGTTTTCCCATCATCTTCTTTGTGGGGCTGCTGCCACAAGTCAACACGTTCGTCATGTATATCTTTGAGCAGCTGGACATCCATGTGTTCGGGGGCAATG CCTCCACAAGCCTTCTGTCAGCGCTGTACAGCATCCTGCGCAGCATCGTCACCGTCGCTCTGCTCTACGGCTTCTGCTACGGAGCCCTGAAG gAGACCTGGGAGCCTCATCACATCCCAGTATTATTCTCTGTGTTCTGCGGCCTCTTGGTGGCAGTGTCTTACCACTTGAGTCGGCAGAGCAGCGACCCTTCGGTCCTCAT CTCGCTGATCCAGTCCAAGATTGTGCCCAACTTGAAAGATAAGAACCCAGAGGATCCTTTGTCAGAAGTACAAGACCCTCTACCCGAAAAGCTCAGGGCTTCAGTG AATGAGCGTCTGCAGTCCGACCTGATTGTCTGTGTGGTCATTGCTGTCCTTTATTTCGCCATCCATGTCAGCACAGTCTTTATTGCACTGCAG CCTTTCCTAAGTTATGTCCTGTATGCACTGTTGGCGACTGTGGGGTTGCTCACCCACTACCTGCTGCCTCAACTCCGCAAGCAGCTGCCCTGGAACTGCTTCTCCCACCCTCTGCTCAAAACTAAGGAGTACTATCAGTTTGAAGTCAGGG ATGCGGCCCATGTGATGTGGTTTCAAAAGCTCCACGTGTGGCTGCTGTTTGTGGAGAAGAATGTTCTCTATCCACTCTTCATCCTTAATGAGCTCAGTGGCAGCGCCAGAGACCTCGCCAGTCCAAAAAGACTTGACACAGA GGTGGGCGCTCTGATGATCACAGTGGCGGGCCTGAAGCTGCTCCGTTCCTCCTATAGCAGTCCCACCTACCAGTATATGACCTTCCTCTTCACCGTCCTCTTCTTCACCTTCGACTACCGTCATCTGTCAGAGACGCTGCTGCTCGACCTCTTCCTCATGTCCATTGTTTTCAGCAAG atgTGGGAGCTGTTTTACAAGCTGCACTTTGTCTATACCTACATTGCCCCCTGGCAGATCACATGGGGGTCAGCCTTCCACGCCTTTGCTCAGCCCTTTGCTGTGCCTC ACTCGGCCATGCTGTTTGTCCAGGCTGTGGTGTCAGCAATCTTTTCCACCCCCCTCAACCCCTTCCTGGGCAGCGCCATCTTCATCACATCCTACGTCCGCCCTGTCAAGTTCTGGGAGAGAGACTACAA CACCAAGAGAGTGGATCACTCCAACACTCGGCTGGCCTCTCAGCTGGACAGAAATCCTG GCTCTGATGACAACAATTTAAACTCCATCTTCTACGAGCACCTTACCCGCTCCCTGCAGCACAGCCTGTGTGGAGACCTCCTCCTGGGCCGATGGGGCAACTTCAGCACCGGGGACTGCTTCATCCTGGCGTCCGACTACCTGAACGCTCTGGTGCATCTCATCGAGATTGGCAACGGCCTGGTCACCTTTCAGCTCCGAGGGCTAGAATTCAGAG GAACTTACTGCCAACAGAGGGAAGTGGAGGCCATCACTGAGGgggtggaggaagacgagggctgctgctgctgcgagccGGGCCACCTCCCACACATCCTGTCCTTTAATGCCGCCTTTGTACAGCGCTGGCTAGCCTGGGAGGTGCTCGTCACCAAATACGTGCTGGAGGGCTACAGCATCACTGATAACAGCGCCGCCTCCATGCTGCAGGGGTTCGATCTACGACGCATCCTGACCACCTACTATGTCAAG GGCATCATCTACTATGTGATCGCTTCCACCAAGCTGGAGGAGTGGCTGGCAAATGAAACCATGAAAGACGGCCTGCGGGGATGTGGAGAGAGGAACTATGTTGACCTGGATCCCACCTTCAATCCCAACATCGACGAGGACTATGACCATCGACTTGCAGGCATCTCCAGGGAGAGTTTCTGTGCCATCTACTTGGGCTGGATCCAGTACTGCAACTCTCGGAGGGCCACG CCACTTGACAGCGAGAAAGACTCTGCTCTGGTGCTGCTCTGCTTCGGTCTGTGTGTGCTGGGGAGGAGAGCTCTTGGAACAGCTGCCCATCATATGTCCAG CAATCTGGAGTCCTTCCTTTACGGACTTCACGCATTATTTAAAGGTGATTTCCGCATCTCGTCCGTGCGAGACGAGTGGATCTTTGCAGACATGGAACTGCTCAGGAAAGTTGTGGTGCCTGCAATCCGAATGTCCCTCAAATTACACCAG GACCACTTCACGTCCCCAGACGAGTATGAAGATCCAGGGGTTCTTTTCGAGGCCATCTCGTCCCACCAGCAGAACCTGGTCATTGCTCACGAGGGCGACCCGGCCTGGAGGAGCGCTGTGCTGTCTAACGTGCCGTCGCTCCTCGCCCTGCGCCACGTCCTCGACGAGGGAACCAACGAGTACAAAATCATTATGCTAAATCGGCGATACCTCAGCTTCCGTGTCATCAAG GTGAATAAAGAATGTGTCCGAGGCCTTTGGGCGGGTCAGCAGCAGGAGTTGGTGTTCCTGAGAAACCGAAACCCAGAGCGCGGCAGCATTCAGAACGCCAAGCAGGCTCTGCGAAACATGATTAACTCCTCTAGTGACCAGCCCATCGGATATCCCATCTACGTGTCTCCGCTGACCACATCCTACTGTAACTCGCACCCGCAGCTCGGTCACATCCTGGGAGGCCCGATCAGCATCGCCAACATCCGACGCTTTGTCGCCAGCACCTGGCACAG GTTACGGAAAGGCTGTGGTGCTGGCTGTAACAGTGGCGGGAACATTGAGGATTCCGATGCAGGGGGGATGTCCTGTGGCAGTGGGAATGGCATGGGGGTTGACTCTCAGCAGAGCTCAGTGTCGCAGGGTGGCACCTCCGGACCCGCCCCCTCTCATACCCACTCACTGG GCACCAGTCAGAGTTCCCAGTCTGTCCAGTCGGGTTTGGTACGCCACTCTCCTGCTCGAGCCTCTGTTGCCAGCCAGTCCTCCTACCGCTACAGCAGCAGCCGCCACTCCTCCCTGCGCACCTCCACCACCGGCCTGGAGCCCTGCCGTCGTTCCTCCACCAGCCAGCTGTCTCTGCGCACGCTTCCCACCTCCCTGCAGCTCCGGCTGGGCTCCACCTCTGACCCCGCCGGCCCCTCGGCCTCCCAGTCCAGCCACAGCATCCCTCCCTGCAAACGCCACACGCTGGTAGGCCTCCTGGGCAACGACGGCATGTGCAGCACCGTGACCGATCCCCTGAGCCAgtatcatcaccatcatcatcatcaccacccgCAACAGCACAACCCCATAATCTCCACCGTGCGCAGAGACGACATCTCCTACAGAGTGCAG GTTGCCGACGTCGGTCAGGTGCTGGAGAACATTAACCTATCGAAGCGGAGGGAGCTTCAGTGGCCCGACGAGACGATGAGACTGAGGGCAGGACGGACCTGCTGGAGGGACTGGAGCCCCTTAGAGGGCATGGAAGGACAT GTGATTCACCGGTGGGTGCCTTGTAGCCGAGACCCAGCCAATCGTTCCCATATTGACAAGACCATCCTGCTGGTACAGGTGGAAGATAAGCTTGTGCCCATTATTGAGAATGGGGTGATTGAGTTGGGTGCAGAGGTTTGA